TTCCATTGTTGTTGAAGCTGCAAATGGACCAACAACATTAGAAGCAACACACATTTTAACAGATCGTGGCATTCTTCTAGTCCCTGATATTCTTGCCAGCGCTGGCGGTGTAACCGTTTCTTATTTTGAATGGGTACAAAACAATCAAGGTTACTATTGGTCAGAACAGGAAGTGGAAGAAAAGCTTTGCAAGGTTATGGTGAACTCATTTGATAATATCTATCAAACCGCTCAGTCACACAAGGTAGATATGCGCCTTGCAGCCTATATGGTAGGAATTAAAAAAGTAGCAGAGGCATCTCAATTCCGCGGCTGGGTTTAGCCCCTTTAAACCGAATCATTAGATATAAAATGCATCCTGTCCCTGTTCATTCAGGACAGGATTTTTTTCAACAAACACGATAAAAATTTTGCACTTTTTCTGCAAAATTTTTATAAGTAAGCAAAAAAATTTGGCGTATATAGTTCAAAAAATGTTCACAAATTAGGATTTTAACTTTGGCACGAAAATTGCAGATTATAATTAGTGAAAATAGTGATAATTTACAAATATTTTATATCGCCATTTTTGGCATTAAATTCAATCTTCCTTTTTGCTCTATGCAAAGATAAACTGTCAATACTGAAACAAGGGTTATCACATTTTCGATAAACTTGGAAGCGCTTTACTAAATGGTAAATAAAGGGGGAAATGAAATGCAATTACCTGGAAACAACAGTGAATTAAAAAGAACAATGAAGACCAGGCATTTATTCATGATTTCACTTGGAGGAGTCATCGGCTCCGGCCTATTTTTAGGATCTGGATATACGATCCACCAAGCCGGCCCAATGGGAGCCATTCTTTCCTATATTGTCGGCGGCTTTATCATGTTCTTAACCATGCTATGTCTTGGAGAATTATCAGTCGCCATGCCAATTTCAGGTTCCTTTCAAACGTATACGACTAAATTTATCGGCCCAGGTACAGGATTCGCACTAGGTTGGTTATATTGGTTAGGCTGGGCGGTAACTGTTGCATTGGAGCTCTTATCAGCAGGTCAGTCCATGCAAAGATGGTTCCCACACTCCCCAGTTTGGATGTGGTGTTTGATTTTCGCTGCTGTTCTATTTGCACTAAATGCTCTATCAGCACGAGCTTTCGGTGAAACTGAATTTTGGTTTTCCAGCATCAAAATCCTTGCCATTTTAGCGTTTATCATACTTGGCGGAGCAGTTATGTTTGGTTTTATTCATATGAAAAGCGGACAAGCAGCACCATATTTCTCAAATTTTTCAGCACACGGGCTTCTGCCAAATGGTCTTACTGCCCTCTTGATGACAATGATTACAGTTAACTTCTCATTCCAAGGAACAGAGTTAATTGGGATTGCAGCCGGCGAAAGTGAAGATCCTGAAAAAACGATTCCTAAATCCATTCGACAAACTGTTTGGCGCACACTATTCTTTTTCGTATTAGCTATTTTTGTTTTATCGGGTTTAATCCCAATGTCTAAAGCCGGAGTCATTGAGAGCCCGTTTGTAACTGTCTTTGACAGCATTGGTATCCCTTACGCAGCAGACATGATGAACTTTGTTGTTCTTACTGCATTACTTTCTGTTGCCAACTCTGGACTATATGCTGCTACTCGTATGTTATACGCCATGTCAAAAGAAAAAATGGCAAGCCCCATTTTAACAAAAGTAACAAGTAAAGGCGTTCCGTTAAATGCCCTTATTATTACAATCGGTATTGCTTTATTATCACTATTATCAAGTGTTGTAGCTGAAAAAACTGTGTTTTTATGGCTGATCTCCGTGGCAGGTCTTGGTGCTCAAGTTGGATGGATTTCAATCACAGCATCACAAATTGCCTTCCGCAGGAAATTTATTCGCGAAGGCGGTCATGTAAGCGATCTTAAATTTAAAACACCACTATATCCGTTCCTTCCAATCCTTGGATTAGTGTTAAACTGTCTTGTTTTGATCAGCTTAGTATTTGACCCGGATCAGCGGATTGCCATCTATTGCGGTATTCCATTTGTTGCTGCCTGCTACTTAATCTACCATTTCAAAATTAAAAAGAATCGGGAGCAGGATGGTACAAATAGAGAACAGGAACTGCAACTGCAAAATGACAAGAAAATGGTTATTTAAATTTCTTAAGCCCCAAAAGGATATCTTTTGGGGCTTTTTTTAGTTAATACTTGGAAAAATAGTCAATGATAAATTGCCGAAAGTTTTTGCCCGCCACTGTTAAATAGCGCTGTTTAGACCAGCCTAATCCAATCGTCCGCTGGCACTTTTGATCAACAAACTTCAACCTGTTAGGAAAGCCCAGCAAATTATGATGTTAATCTTATACCTTGCGATAGCCGGAGGCATTGCATGGTTTACAAGCTATTTACAACATAGAAGTTCAGAAGCGTAAAAAAGTGATACCCAGTTGGGTGTCACTTTTTTGTTTCATTTATAGAATGATTCTCGATTACCTCAAAAGCTCTTTCGGATTGCTTTGTCTCTTCCCCATTGGATTCCACCAATTGTCTAAGAGCCGCCAATTTATTTTCCCAAAAGATTTCAAAATAGCGCAGCCAGTCTGTTACCTCGTATAAGGGCTTAGGCTCGAGCTTGTACCTCGTCTCTCTCCCGACTTTTCTCTCCTGGACTAGTCCCGCATCTGCTAATACCCTAAGGTGTTTGGAAACCGCCGTGCGGCTGATCGGGAAGTGCTCACTAATTGCCGTTACAGGCATTTCCTCTCCGCTTAAAAGCTTCAGCAGTCTGCGGCGTGTAGGGTCAGCTATGGCTTGAAAGACGTCATGTCTAGCAGAAGAAGCCATTATTACACCTCAACAAATCCTTGCAATTTTTTCACGAGACCGCCCCATCCTTGATTCATATTTTCACGTACGGCTGTATGCGGTGCTCCAAACTCTGTAACTGTGTTTGCATCCCAACCTGAATGGATGAGCGTGAATTCTGTTTTTCCATCGAGATCCTTTAATTCAAATGTGAGTGTCCAATCTTTCCCCCATCTAAAAGATAAACGATTCGGAGGATCCACATCCGTCACTTTACATGGAGACATGCCAAATTGACCGGCATTCAAATGAAATTCATGGCCTACGACAGGCTTCATATCATTTGGCATAAACCATGCAGTAAGGCCCTCAGCCGTGGCCACTGCATCCCATACCTTCTGAATCGGAGCATTATAAACTAATGTATAGCGTATATCTTGTAATGATTGTTGTTCCATAAGAATTTCTCCTTATATTCGTTTGATTTTTGAGTTATTACGAAACCATTTGGTTTCACATCCAAAAATATATAACACCATTTGGTTTCATGTCAATAAAAATAATCCTAAATATAAAAGGTGCTCTACATTTGTAAAGTCACCTTTATCAGCTCTTTTATTCAAGTGATAAATTTATTGGCTGCTTCCTTGGCTGCTGTATAATAATGCCTGCGCAATGCCAATGAAATACTCGGATTCACGAATAATATGCAGGAGGACTACTTTTGCAGTATGATTACTGCTTACAGCCACACTTTGTGTTTTTATTTGCTCGCACAGCTGAATAAATGATTGGCTCTGCTGTAAACAATAGGAAACTAACTGCAATACCTCTTGATAGAGCTGATCAGAAACCTGCATTCCTGAGCGGATAACTGTTTCTATATACCTGACCACCTGCTGATGTGTTTCAGCCAGAGCCGTTTCCCATTTTTGCAGAGCATCAACAAATTCCTCTTCCAAGCCTTTTACCAGTTCCCGAATTACAACCGTATGCTCCTCCTCTTGATGCTTCCAAAACTCCGCTTCATCTAAAATCCTTAATGGCATCTGCTGGCCATAATAAAATTGCATAAATCTCCCCCCATTTTTGACTCATTCCAATTTATGGGGCAAGCCTTAGAAATATACCGATTTATCACATAAAGAAAACTTGCCAACTGACGAGCCCGTTAGGGCGAGGACAGAGACATAGTTGCACTTATTCCTGATAGGAAAGTTTTCTTTCCTATGGGCTGAAGAAAGAGCCTGACATTAGGACCCTTTTTTAAACTATATTTTTTCCGTAAAAAATTTCATCCATCTCCAGCTTGATTCTTTCCGTTATTTCAATGTGTTCGTCTGGCGTTAATGTGTCTTTTGTATAACCAAATAAATAATTATTTAAATCGAATTCACGTAGTTTACATTTGGTATGAAAAATATTCTCTTGATAGACATTCACATCAATCATGTCAAACAATTCCACTAAATCATCTGGAATATAATTTTGAATGGAACTGATCTCATGGTCAATAAACAATTTATTTCCATCCTTGTCTCTCGTAAAACCGCGCACTCGGTAATCAATGGTCATCACATCCGTTTCAAACGAACGGATTAAATAATGAAGCGCCTTAAGAGGTGAAATTTCTCCACAGGTGGATACATCAATATCCGCCCTGAAGGTGCTGATTCCTTCATCAGGATGAAATTCGGGATATGTATGAACCGTAATATGACTTTTATCTAGCTGCATCACTACAGATTCTGGCAGCGGGCCGGGTGATTCTTCAAAAACTTCTTCGGTCGTAAGTTCAACTGGGGCTTCAGATACCAACAGTGTCACACTTGCTCCTGCAGGCTCAAAATCCTGACTCGCAATATTTAATACATGAGCTCCAATAATGTCCGAGACATTTTTTAAAATCGTCGTCAATCGTTCAGCACTATATTGTTCATCAATATAATGCAAATAAGCTTCGCGTTCCTCCTTTGTTCTTGTGAAGCAAATATCATACATATTAAAACTTAATGATTTCGTCAGGTTATTAAAACCATGTAATTCAATTGCCTGCTCGTGCGTTAATTTCATATTTTCTTCCCCCTGATTTTCATAATGAATAAATGTCGTCCTGAAATAATATTAAGTTACCCATAGTTCCAGTCTGCTACTTATCTTTCAAGGGAATTTTTAAAGGTGGAATATTTACATATTTATTCAAAAAATATATGTGCGTATTAATTTTTGTTTAAAACTAAACTGTCATAAACAGCATTATTCCACATCTATGATTTAGCACACATAAAAAAAAACAGCCAGAAATCTGGCTGCGAGCTACTTGACTTGATAATTTTTTAATAGTTCAACTTCTTCATCAGTTAATTCACGGTATTCCCCGAGTTCGAGTGTTTCATCAAGTTTTAACGGTCCCATTGAAATGCGCTGCAGGTATACGACTCTTTTTCCCACAGCTTCAAACATTCGTTTGACCTGATGAAACTTTCCCTCAGTAATAGTTAATTCAATATCTGAACGAATCCCGGACTTTAAAATTTTCAGTTCTCCAGGTTTTGTTTTATAACCGTCATCCAAGGTCACTCCTTCAGCAAAAGCGTTGACATCTTCTTCAGTTACTTCACGATCAATCACCGCAAAATAAGTCTTAGGAACGTGCTTTTTGGGAGACAGCAAACGATGGGCTAATTGTCCATCGTTGGTAATAAGCAACAGACCCTCTGTATCCTTGTCAAGCCTGCCGACTGGGAATGGCTCGTATACTTGATCTTCCAGTTCCAATAAATCGATGACAGTTTCATCAGAATGATCTTCCGTTGCCGAGATTACCCCTTGAGGCTTATTCATCATCAAATAAATAAATTCTTTATATTCAATGACTTCTCCGTTTAAGATGACCATTTGTGTGTTTGGATCCACATGCTGTTTCGCATCCTTGACCAACTGGTCGTCCACCTTAACAGCACCGCTTTTTAGAAGCTGTTTAACCTCTTTCCGGCTTCCATAGCCAAGATTGGCCAGCAATTTATCAATTCTCAACAGTCCTCCTCCTTCCAGGTAATTTTAATTTTGTCATAATGCGATCCACTCTGTCGCCAAATAAACGATAGGCAAGACCTGATTTTAACCCTAAGTAAAAATAGATGCCTGCACCAACAGAACCGCTTATGAGGATAAGCAAGACAGACTGTACTTTCGAAGCAGGAGAAAGAAATACCAGTAAAAATTTATAAACGATCTCCGTGCTAACCCACATAACCCCTGCAAAAATAGCTATAAGCAAGCTTCTGCGCCAAACAAATCGAAATTGATAGCGGGCAAATTTTTTAATGACGATTAAATTGATTAAAATCGAAGCTGCATAACCGAGTGCGGTTGCTAATACGGC
Above is a genomic segment from Neobacillus endophyticus containing:
- a CDS encoding SRPBCC family protein, translated to MEQQSLQDIRYTLVYNAPIQKVWDAVATAEGLTAWFMPNDMKPVVGHEFHLNAGQFGMSPCKVTDVDPPNRLSFRWGKDWTLTFELKDLDGKTEFTLIHSGWDANTVTEFGAPHTAVRENMNQGWGGLVKKLQGFVEV
- a CDS encoding ArsR/SmtB family transcription factor, with amino-acid sequence MMASSARHDVFQAIADPTRRRLLKLLSGEEMPVTAISEHFPISRTAVSKHLRVLADAGLVQERKVGRETRYKLEPKPLYEVTDWLRYFEIFWENKLAALRQLVESNGEETKQSERAFEVIENHSINETKK
- a CDS encoding amino acid permease codes for the protein MQLPGNNSELKRTMKTRHLFMISLGGVIGSGLFLGSGYTIHQAGPMGAILSYIVGGFIMFLTMLCLGELSVAMPISGSFQTYTTKFIGPGTGFALGWLYWLGWAVTVALELLSAGQSMQRWFPHSPVWMWCLIFAAVLFALNALSARAFGETEFWFSSIKILAILAFIILGGAVMFGFIHMKSGQAAPYFSNFSAHGLLPNGLTALLMTMITVNFSFQGTELIGIAAGESEDPEKTIPKSIRQTVWRTLFFFVLAIFVLSGLIPMSKAGVIESPFVTVFDSIGIPYAADMMNFVVLTALLSVANSGLYAATRMLYAMSKEKMASPILTKVTSKGVPLNALIITIGIALLSLLSSVVAEKTVFLWLISVAGLGAQVGWISITASQIAFRRKFIREGGHVSDLKFKTPLYPFLPILGLVLNCLVLISLVFDPDQRIAIYCGIPFVAACYLIYHFKIKKNREQDGTNREQELQLQNDKKMVI
- a CDS encoding pseudouridine synthase, producing the protein MRIDKLLANLGYGSRKEVKQLLKSGAVKVDDQLVKDAKQHVDPNTQMVILNGEVIEYKEFIYLMMNKPQGVISATEDHSDETVIDLLELEDQVYEPFPVGRLDKDTEGLLLITNDGQLAHRLLSPKKHVPKTYFAVIDREVTEEDVNAFAEGVTLDDGYKTKPGELKILKSGIRSDIELTITEGKFHQVKRMFEAVGKRVVYLQRISMGPLKLDETLELGEYRELTDEEVELLKNYQVK
- the speD gene encoding adenosylmethionine decarboxylase, producing the protein MKLTHEQAIELHGFNNLTKSLSFNMYDICFTRTKEEREAYLHYIDEQYSAERLTTILKNVSDIIGAHVLNIASQDFEPAGASVTLLVSEAPVELTTEEVFEESPGPLPESVVMQLDKSHITVHTYPEFHPDEGISTFRADIDVSTCGEISPLKALHYLIRSFETDVMTIDYRVRGFTRDKDGNKLFIDHEISSIQNYIPDDLVELFDMIDVNVYQENIFHTKCKLREFDLNNYLFGYTKDTLTPDEHIEITERIKLEMDEIFYGKNIV
- a CDS encoding DUF2935 domain-containing protein, giving the protein MQFYYGQQMPLRILDEAEFWKHQEEEHTVVIRELVKGLEEEFVDALQKWETALAETHQQVVRYIETVIRSGMQVSDQLYQEVLQLVSYCLQQSQSFIQLCEQIKTQSVAVSSNHTAKVVLLHIIRESEYFIGIAQALLYSSQGSSQ